TTGTACCTAAAAAAAGTCGAGTTGTTTGTATGGCGGGCTTAGAAACAACGATTACCCGTTAGAATAGAAgttgattgggggggggggggggggggggtagacTTACATAGTGTAAGGTGCCAGTTGTGTGATAATGACCTTGAGTCAGTTGAGCATGTGTTATTTCATTGCAAATTTGCGAAAGAGTTATGGGACCGAGTGTATTAACGGTGGAGTTTAAGCTGCCCTTTAGGTTATAATTTGTCTAACGCTTTCAAAGGAAACTGCCCCTCTTCGCTTTCGCTAAGGGGGAAAAACATTTGGCAAGCGTTGGAATGGACTTGTGGATATTTACTATGGAAAAACAGGAATAATCAGGTGTTTAAAGGCTCGAGTTGGACGGTCCCAGTCTCGTTGAATGAAGTGCAAATTTTGTCATTCGAGTGGATCGCTAGAAGATCAAAAGGTGGAAAGTTGGATTGGCAAACTTGGATTTCAAAACCAAATTGCTACCTGCAGCTGTAAAGGAATGGGAGATGGCTACAAACTCTTCAGCTAGCCTATTCCTATTTTAAGTGTAAGTCACTGTGAACTTTGTTGATCTACTTATGCATCGTGTAATAGAACTCGTGTCCCCAGCATGCATACTTTGTAACTGTTGGGGGGTTGTTGTCAGGGACGGACCTGGTGCAAGGCGAAGGGTGCGACCGTACCGAACATCAATTCCAAATAGATTATGATGATAATGTGACGTAATTGCGTAGTACAAATCTAAATAGATTATGATGAAAAGAGAAAATAATTTATTTGAAAATAATTTATTGATGCATGATGAAGTTACTGAAAATTTCTAAAATTGTGTATAAAAATTACGTGAACATCATAGTGGGAGATATGAAATAATATCTATCACTATCTTCAAACCCAAATCAAAATcatgaaagaaaataataaaaaagaaaATTAGAAGTGGGGCCCACCAGCTAACGCAAATGGCACGTTTAACGTCATTTGGCGGAAGTGCAAGCGTTGCGGTGCCTAAGTAAGTCAACTGATTGCCTCCCGCTTGTACATTCTCATTTTTTTAATCCAttattgcttttaaaaaaaaattgggtATTTGGTTATCATATCCTTTGTGAGAATGACTTTTAAAGTTAAAATTACTAATCTTATTTAATGTAACGTTCGGGTAACTTAcattaaatatatgtataaaatgtTGAATACTTCAAACTACCTCTATTTTCAAGAAAAGTTCATTCTTCTGATTTCTAAACTAATCCGTTGGCTTGATATGGTTCATACTTGACTTATCCGTTGACTTGAAGTATCCCAAACTACATGCTATTTACGCGTTTTCTAGATCAAGAAGATAAAATGAAGTCCtaattctaaatttttttttttttttttttttaacaggatCAACCGATGGGGACTTtatcacccgttgcgatcatctcccgtttcgactatgccgatcccgtttcgactatgccgatgcagcgataataaccccgccccgaTCACTTgctgggaggaaaccttgaaaccgatccaagggcacggccaagtaaaatccCCTATCCTTTagccccccaaacgatatgggaaaggtgtcatgggtggatactttatgtcagagatgaaattgtgtttttaatatataGCCAacagggtcgaactcctgacctcccctaaaggaagcaTGCCACCAACCGCTGAACCACTTTACAACTTCCCTAATTCTAAATTCTAATCCTTTATATCACAAAAACGATATCTGCAAATTATTGGAAACCATCATGGCAACCATTTTAGCTACACAACTATTAAACATAATGGTACTAATCTTATTCGTACTCAATTTCATAACAACCCCATCATTCTCTTGTCCTCTTCATCAAAAACAAGCACTTCTCGACTTCAAAACTACTCTCACCACCATCTTCAATTCTAGTTCCGATCCTTTCACGAAATTAGATTCGTGGGTTCTTGATTCCGATTGTTGTTCATGGGACCGTGTCAATTGTAGCAAAACTAGAACTAGAAATGTAGTTGGGCTTCATCTAAATGAAATTGTCCCTACATTAGCTCCGGCTCCAGTGTTTTCTAACACTTTGTTTCCCATTTTCCAAATCCAGTCTCTAAAACTACTTGATATCTCGATGAATTGGTTAAGAGGTGAGATTCCTGGTGACGGAATTGGAAATCTCACCGAATTGGTTCACCTTGACCTGAAATTGAATAGTTTCAATGGTTCCATTCCAAGGCAAGTTTTCTTGTTAACTAGTTTACGTTACTTGGATCTTAGCGAAAATTTACTCGAGGGTAATCTAGCACCCGAACTTTGGTCTCTTCAAAACCTAACCACACTAAATTTAAATAGCAACAAATTCAATGGTTGGATTCCTTCCCAACTTTTTGAACTCCAATCCCTCAGAATTCTTAATTTAAGTTACAATAGTTTTCAAGGTGTTCTAGTTCCCCGCCGACTTTCCAAGTTAACAGATTTACGTTACTTGGACGTGCATTCCAATTCGTTTGAAGGGGAATTAGGAGTTGGAATAAAGTATTTTCGAAATCTGACAACACTAAGGTTAAGTTCAAATCGTTTCAGTGGTTTAATTCCTCCTCAAATTTTTGAGCTCGAATCTCTTCAAATTCTTGATCTAAGTAACAATACTTTCCAAGGTGTTTTAACCACTAATGTTCGTAAGCTCCGAAATCTTGAAACGTTAAAGCTACAGAAGAATTCTTTTTCTGGGAGCATCCTAGAAACGATTGTGAATATGACCAAGTTAAGGGAAATTTCCATTGGAAAGAATCAGTTTTCGGGAAATATCCCATCTTCGGTTATTGACCTCCGCGAGTTGAAAATACTGGATTTGTCTGAAAATTCTTTCGCATTTCAAATTCCGGTTGAGATAGGAAGACTACCCAACTTGACCACACTTGACCTTAGCAAGAACAAGTTTACAGGCTTAATCCCATCATCGATACGAAACTTGACTAAGCTAGAATCACTTCGTCTACAGAACAACAATCTAGTCGGAGAAATACCAACTTGGTTATTTCAGATCAGCACTTTGAAGAATTTGTTTATTGGTGGAAAAGGAAACAACTTGATTTGGAATAACAATAACAAGAAGATTGTTCCAAAATGTAGTCTAGAACAACTTTCTATGCCTTCATGTGGAATTTCCGGTCAAATTCCcgaatggatttcattacaaaaagaTTTGTATCTTCTTGATTTGAGTAACAATCAATTGGAAGGAAGATTCCCAGATTGGCTCACAAATATGGATTTTGAAGTCATAGTACTTTCGGATAACAAACTCAAAGGATCTATTCCAGCACGTCTATTTGAATTGGTGAGTTTAGTAATTCTTGATTTGTCTCGAAATAATTTTTCTGGAGAGTTGCCTGATAATATAGGTAACGCAGAGGGAATCATGATTCTTATGTTGTCCGGTAATAATTTTTCGGGACAAGTTCCAAAATCAATCTCAAATATTTTTTTGCTAATGCTTCTAGACCTGTCAAGGAACAACTTTTCTGGCGATAGTTTTCCTGTTTTTCGAGAAAATCGTTACCTTGTATACATAGACTTGTCTTACAACTTGTTCACCGGTAATATTCCAATGAACTTCTCAAAAGATGCACGAATTATATCCTTAGGAGGTAACAAGTTTTCGGGCGACTTGCCCTGGGATTTGCCTAAATTTGCTAACCTAGAACATCTTGATCTTCATGACAATGAGATTACTGGAAATTTCCAAAATATACTCCCTCAAATCCCAACCCTTCAAGTCCTAAGCCTAAGGAACAATTCTATCGAAGGATTTATACCGAGCACGATCTCGAATCTCACATCCCTTAGGATTCTTGATCTCTCAGGTAACAACCTAGTAGGAAATGTTCCAAAAGAGATGGGAAACCTTCCTCGAATGATTGAAACTCCGGAAATATCAACATCAAGTTACCTTTTCCCAGTTTATATTTATGATCCCGACTTATTCAATAACATTATCGAGTTTCAAGACTTGATTGTGAATTGGAAGAAATCTTTTCAAGGTCTAACGAGTCGCAATCTTGAAATCTACTCTTTATTAGACTTGTCTGGCAACAAAATATCCGGGGAAATACCTACGTCGTTAGGCAATCTCAAAAGCTTAAAGGTGCTCAACATTTCACACAACATATTTTCCGGGAATATTCCAATCTCTTTTGGCAATTTAGAAGGCATCGAAAGTTTGGATTTGTCGCACAATGAATTATCGGGTTCAATTCCTCAATCATTGACTAAGCTTGGTGAACTCGcaattttagatgtgagtaacaacaaGCTTACAGGTAGGATTCCTGTTGGTGGACAAATGGACACTATGAACGATttgagttattttcaaaacaacaGTGGATTATGTGGTATGCAGATTAGGATCATTTGTCCCGAAGATATCCAACCATCAGAAGGAAGAGACGAGACGAACGATAAACAATCATGGTTCTTATGGGAGGGAACTTGGGTCGGTTTCCCCGTAGGGTTTTTCTCGTCGATCTTGATGATGGGCTACTTACTTAATTTTCTACAACTCTTTAGATTTTGGTAAAAAATTTGTACATGATCAATTATTGGTTCACTGTTTTCTTGAACAATCGTGTAATCAATTCTACAATATAAGATTTTATTACTCTTCATTTTATAATTCAAATTCTTCTGAGTTGAAAACGGTTTAGTTAATTAATGAAGTCACTCGATAAAGAATATGATCAGTTTAAGAAGTAACTAATTATAACCTTATTGACACAAAATGATCACCCAATTGTTTGTCCAATATCAAGCAGTCATATGATGAATCATTATTAGCCATGGTTACATTTTTGCATAATGTGATAAACTGATGTTGGTTGTAACCGAAACTATTGGTTCGGTTTAAATTCAAGATACTCAAGCCGAATCGAATCAACTGAAGCTGCTCAATGTCTGTATCGCTTAAACTTTTATAAAAACTTACTCAACCCAAACACACTGTTGGGTTTTTTTGTTCAGGGCTTATCACCAGGACATTTTAACTTTGGGCCCTGTACTGCACTTCTCTTTAATAGAAGCATTTTTTCTACTTCTTTATAGACTTTTACTCTATTTTTCTCAATACCAAACTATATTTAAATTTACATCACATTATACATTACTTATTTTCATTGAAACATGAACTTCACAATCGTCTGGTTACTTGTTCAGTCATGTAAAAATTGACTAGAATATGGTATAGTATTTGTTTATTTGCATTTTATATTTCGAACAGACGAAACATATATGTTTCTCATTTTATGATGATTGTTTACGATTACTGGTGTTATTATTTCTTGAACATGCTAAACATGTTATTTATGTTTGATAATTTGTGTTACCTGTTTTTTAAACAGATAACACATGTTATTCATGTTATGATAATTTGTATAATCATGACATACATGTTATGATAATTGTTTACAATTTTGATTTGTTTTAGATATGTATGATACATGTTTTATGATCAAATTACACCATGGCTGGCACTTTACAAACAGGGGCGAATTTAAAGAGCAACCGGGGGGGCGTTCGCCCCCAttcgatttcgaaattttagtgtaaaaatttggatttttttaTTTTGCCCCAAACCGAAAAGCCATTTGCCCCAAAACCTATTTATTTTGCCCCAAATCTTTCAAATCTAGCACAAAATTCTCCAAATTTTGCCCATAAACTTTCAAATTTTGCCAAAAAAAACCTTCAAATCTTGCTTAGAAACCtccattttttgccccaaaacctccatctTTTCCTCAAAAAAATTGAtacggtttaaatttttttttttttttgaccggGGTGAAAAAAAATCTTGGTTCCGCCACTGTTTACAAATCCTCCGAGAAGGAATTATATTAATGGTATGACAACTTATGTTGATTCTATAGACTCTTCATACTAATCTGTTTTGGTGATTAATGATATCTTGAAGGATTTGGGTTACGATGGAATTAGTCCAGTTTATGACCACTTTCTTAGGCCTAACAGTGACCTTGATTATGGGTTAGTAGGATTAGTTGGTAATTCAGATATTAAATACATGGTTGCGTATGTAAATGATCATAAAGAGTTGCGTGTTTATATTGAACATGAGGTTGAAGCTGAAGAGATTGAACCAATTGAGAATGAACCAAAGGCTAGTCAACCCATTTATTCTTAAAAAACTGTAGAAGAACATGATGACAGTGATGATGATTACGTTTTGGATGAGGACAAGAACATTGCTGATATTGAAGTAGATATGAAAGATTTCAAATTTGGTGGTCACACAATAGGAGAGGTAGCTAAAGAATATGTCGATTTAGAGGTATCGAATAACGAGGAATTTGACTATGATTTTGAGGTTGATGCAGATCTTGATTCTCTTAGGAACAAAAAGATAAAAGAGATGAAGCAAAAAGAGATGGGAAGTAAGGATCTAAAACAAATAACAAATTTTTATGTTAGGGCAAAAATTTTCAAGTGCACATGAGGCTAAAGAATACATTAGACTGCATGCTAATATAAACGAGGAGGAATATTGTTTTTGTAAGATATGACTAAGTTGAGGGTTAGAGCTGGTTGTGAGGGTTAGAGCTTGTAGCGAAAACATTTGTAGCAAAAATAAAGTAATGCAGCTTGTAGCTAAAACGGTGGTAGTTAAAACAGACTAATGCGTCTTGTAGCCAAAACATAGTGACCCAGAAGTGATCCAAAACAAAGTAATGCATCTTGTAGCCAAAACACTTGTAGCTTGTATCAAAAGTGACCTAGAACAAAGTAATGCAGCTTATAGTAATTTCATTTTCAGTTTCAGTTTCGAGAACGAAACAAAATTCACTCCAAACACTTGGCCCAAACAGTTGTAGCGATGACTGCTACTTTGTTTGAAAATGCTGGTTTCATCCCTACATCCATTTTATCGTTTCCAGTCATATTTGTGATCATAAACATAAGCCTAAACATACGAATCAGTGATTTCGACATTTTATTGTTTCAAGTCATATTTGACATTCAACTGAATTAATCAACAGCTTAGAATTCAGTGATTTCCTGATCGAGTTCATCGCTAATCGAAAAGAAGAACGACTTGGTCTGTGGAACAATTAACTGTATATCAGACCCAATTCAACTCATTTTCTGGATATCTATCAATCATTGAAGCTTCGTgatgcttcaaatcatgttaaatatcatcTCTGAATTCCAGATCTTCAAGTCAAAGTTCGTGTTCTTATAGTCAACAATTTAATTGGAAAAAATCGAGAAGTTTCAAATGTTATAATTGATTGTCGAGTACTCGAACGATGATTCTAAGCAACTTGATTCGGATATCTTCACCtgaaaacattcatattttgaatTTGGATTTTGTATTCATATGAAGCTTTTCGAGATATTCAATCAATGGTTGTAGGGGTGAAACCAGCATTttgaacaaaccacagggaccatttcagcaattttggtacaaaccacaaggaccatttcagcaattttgtcaatAAAGGAAAGgaactgacgaaaataccctcacatgtctggcacatgactggagttaacggccTATATTGACGGCCGTTGGTTAGAGGGACTAAAgcagcaacttttacaaaccactGGGACCAAATCCGTCAAAAAAAgcatagggactaaatcagcattttTGTGCAAactacagggaccatttcagcaattttgtcttagTTATAACAttctatttttaatttttattttttttaacacttTTAGGATATAAGAAAAGTCACTAAAAAATACGGGGACGATTGGGATCCTTGCTGCTCAatctcattgttattgttattatcgtaTCTCAGTCTTGTTTTCACCCATCTCGATTACTCATATACATTTGAACAAATTTAGAGACCGAGGGAGTACATTTTAACAAATTCATGTATCCTCCTCTAAGCAACAAATTAATTTAATATCATATGAAAGTGGTTTGCAAAAAACATCATTAAATTCTCCAATATGGACCTCTTCTTCAAGCAACTTCTTCGACTTCAACCAACCAGGATTAGTATTATTCGAATATCGAGCAGACGTTGGTGGATCTAACCATATAAAATACCTACAATCGAATCTACAAGAAATACGAACAGATTAAGACATTTTATCGGATATTAATGCTTCGTACATAAATAATCAAAACTGAATTTACCATATTCATACATACCTTGTTTGAACACCCATAAAAATGATGGCCTGGGTTTTTAGATGTTCATGATGTTCGAATCAGTGCTCATCTACCACAAATAATCCGCCATTTTCAATATAGGGTTTATGTTAAACTGAATAGTCTGTTATGTTGTATGGTATGGTAATTATATCAAGGGTATCTCATCTCACTTATCTAtaataaaataagagttatggtgtcATAATTATTTATAAAAACCCACATGGCCAAATTTCAACCTTTAGATGACTTTTTCAATCATTTAATCCCAATCCTTTCAATTAAGTATACTAGTTTATAAACCGCGAATTTGCGAGATCATACGATCAAATTTTTGATATAGTTTAAATTTTTGATATAAACAATTTTTAACACCAACTTTTTCTTTGATCTCTGCAACTTCAATAGCAGACTTTCTGGATTAACGCCCCCCTGAATTGAGATACAAAATGGATATTGAGAAACAAAATGGAAAGAGTGATAAGAGAGCTAATAATTATCTATAAGCATGCAAATTATATAAGCAAGCTCGATTATAGATAAGCAACATGATACCAATCATATTTCTATATGCATCCTACGTACATGCGGGAGTGTGTTTCGACCTGAAATCGAGCACAAACAAAAGCCAAGTTATGTGACCTACAATTAAACAATGGAAACAAAATAGCAAACACTACTAGAATCGGGGTCATCCTGGACGACGAATCGGGACGATTACTCGTCCCCTATAGTGTTCCCGGACGATTATTCGTCCCCAATAAGTCGTCTGGGAAAGTCCGTCCTAGAAAGTATTCCCGGACGACCACGTTTTCATCCCGGACGCACAAGTGGGCCCCACTTTGACTTTCAACGGAACGTTCGTGGACGGTTTTCCCGGACGACTCTTCCCGGACGATTCCTCGTTTCTccgtttattttatttaatcgctcaACAACGCTCGAATAATGACGTCATAATGACGTTGTTTGTCTTCCCGGACGACTCTTCCCATACGACTTATCGTCTGGGAAAGCTGTTATCTGCATTTTCAGCAGTTTCTGTTTCTGCGTTTCCAGCCGAATAATACCGCACAAAATCGCAGTTTCCAGCACATTTACAAATGAAAAACCTGCTATATAATAACGATTACGAATTCACAAAATACCATAATAACACTAAACAAAAGTCTTGAAACATACACTTGTCCAAACATGCATTATTACAATATCCGAAAAACTACAAAATAAAAGATCGTTTACAAAACATACCAACTATTTCATAATTGTCTTGACGCACACCAAACAAATTACAAACCGGCAAATCCATCATTATACAAATCGTCATCAAAGTCATGGTTCGAGCTCGGGTTAGCCAAAGTGGAAGTACCGGTACTGGAAGTACCGGTAGTGGAAGTACCGGGAGGAtagccaaatcttggtcgaacatcATCCGGGATTTGCATATTATTAAAAGCAATTATTCGTTCAATGTCGGCCGCCGTGTAGTATGGTTGTGGTGGTATTTCGGGTTGACGACTCCGACCGGTAGACGATGAAGATTCAGAATTAGATACCGACTTTGGCATCTTCGGGCCCAATCCGCGTTGGTGTCCCGGTCGTTCGCCCAAAACTTGTTCCATGATAAGTTCCTCGTCGGTGCCGGGAAATTCTTTTAACAACCTCTTCATATCTTTCtacaaagttaaaaaaatataaatattactaacatatcattatttatatatacaacaTACGTATAAAAATGTATCACTTACAAGaccattgtatatatatatatatatatatatatatatatatatatatatatatatatatatatatatatatatatatatatatatatatatatatatatatatcgggagTACACCAATTggcttatacttatatttataagaaGTACACCTTAATCTATAAAAATGTATCACTTacgtaattttttttttgtatgaaCGAATCATTCCACTTGGTAACATCCTTGGGTTTGTGCAAGAGCTTGTAATTTTTTATAGGACCGACTCTCGCATCCTTGGCTTGACGTTCgtgctacaaacacataaataaataacttaaatgTATAAAATCAAATAACCCATTTTCttacattttatcatttatataaaaCATTAAAAACAAGTAGGTGTAAGTAATTTACTAAATGTTTAACTATCGATTTGGCACCATGCAAACTGTTGTATTTGACTTCAGcccggtttaatttattttgagcacAACGCTTTCGATATGTTTCGTCAAGCATCATGTCAACAAAAGGCTCCCACTCTCGGGGTTCACAATCCTCGGGTGCGTTCGCACGAATGAAATTTATATCATTCGGATATTCTTCTTCGAGGAATTCGTAATAACCAATATACTCACTTTTTGCGTTTTTCCATCGTGACGCCGCAATCTTGTTAATACCCGCTCGGATTGAAGCCGCATGCTCACCTTCTAGCCATGTATCAATTTGAAAGTAATTCTACGATAAaaagtaataaatatattaaaagattatatataagaaacgcatatatatatatatatatatatatatatacatatatatatatatacatatatgtatgtatatatatacatatatgtatgtatatatatatacatatatgtatgtatataagtgtatatatatacattatatacatatataagtgtgtatatatatatatatatatatatatatatatatatatatatatatatatatatatatatatatatatatataagtggtaaTTAATTAAACTTACGCGTATATCAACCCAGACGTCGTCTTTGAAAGATGATGGCACATCCGCCCAACACTTGTAATATTTTGGGAAGCTTGGTTTCCGAACAACACTAGATATCAAATTAACAAACATTGCACTATTGTCGCCTATCGGATTAATGGTTTTCAACTTAATATCAAAGTCAATCGGGAGTTTTCCATGAGCATTCCTCAACTTTCGTAAACCTATGTTTTGTGTTTTTCCCCGTTTACCCCGATTATTTTGGCCCCCGTCCCCCCCGTCCCCCCCGGCCCCCCCGGCCATCATTAGGAAAAGCATAGCAAAGAAATTCATCTGCATAAATACAAAATAAAAGTTAATAGaacaatgatatatacatatacatttatacaaAATATAGTGAATAGAACAATAATATAGACAATGATATAGGCAATGATATAGAAATACTTATACTAATGCGGAAAatgatatatattcatataaatataatatattta
The window above is part of the Rutidosis leptorrhynchoides isolate AG116_Rl617_1_P2 chromosome 1, CSIRO_AGI_Rlap_v1, whole genome shotgun sequence genome. Proteins encoded here:
- the LOC139868195 gene encoding uncharacterized protein, whose product is MATILATQLLNIMVLILFVLNFITTPSFSCPLHQKQALLDFKTTLTTIFNSSSDPFTKLDSWVLDSDCCSWDRVNCSKTRTRNVVGLHLNEIVPTLAPAPVFSNTLFPIFQIQSLKLLDISMNWLRGEIPGDGIGNLTELVHLDLKLNSFNGSIPRQVFLLTSLRYLDLSENLLEGNLAPELWSLQNLTTLNLNSNKFNGWIPSQLFELQSLRILNLSYNSFQGVLVPRRLSKLTDLRYLDVHSNSFEGELGVGIKYFRNLTTLRLSSNRFSGLIPPQIFELESLQILDLSNNTFQGVLTTNVRKLRNLETLKLQKNSFSGSILETIVNMTKLREISIGKNQFSGNIPSSVIDLRELKILDLSENSFAFQIPVEIGRLPNLTTLDLSKNKFTGLIPSSIRNLTKLESLRLQNNNLVGEIPTWLFQISTLKNLFIGGKGNNLIWNNNNKKIVPKCSLEQLSMPSCGISGQIPEWISLQKDLYLLDLSNNQLEGRFPDWLTNMDFEVIVLSDNKLKGSIPARLFELVSLVILDLSRNNFSGELPDNIGNAEGIMILMLSGNNFSGQVPKSISNIFLLMLLDLSRNNFSGDSFPVFRENRYLVYIDLSYNLFTGNIPMNFSKDARIISLGGNKFSGDLPWDLPKFANLEHLDLHDNEITGNFQNILPQIPTLQVLSLRNNSIEGFIPSTISNLTSLRILDLSGNNLVGNVPKEMGNLPRMIETPEISTSSYLFPVYIYDPDLFNNIIEFQDLIVNWKKSFQGLTSRNLEIYSLLDLSGNKISGEIPTSLGNLKSLKVLNISHNIFSGNIPISFGNLEGIESLDLSHNELSGSIPQSLTKLGELAILDVSNNKLTGRIPVGGQMDTMNDLSYFQNNSGLCGMQIRIICPEDIQPSEGRDETNDKQSWFLWEGTWVGFPVGFFSSILMMGYLLNFLQLFRFW